The Fusarium musae strain F31 chromosome 10, whole genome shotgun sequence genome window below encodes:
- a CDS encoding hypothetical protein (EggNog:ENOG41~CAZy:CBM6~CAZy:CBM36~CAZy:GH43): MWLTSPLLFVSTLLGLTGVALADNPIVQDIYTADPAPMVYNGRVYLFTGHDNDGSTDFNMTDWRLFSSADMVNWQHHGVPMSLQTFSWANSRAWAGQVVARNGKFYFYVPVRNAKTGGMAIGVGVSTNILGPYTDALGKPLVENNEIDPTVYIDTDGQAYLYWGNPGLYYVKLNQDMLSYSGSINKVSLTTAGFGSRPNNAQRPTTFEEGPWLYKRGNLYYMIYAANCCSEDIRYSTGPSATGPWTYRGVVMNKAGRSFTNHPGIIDFENNSYFFYHNGALDGGSGYTRSVAVESFKYGSDGLIPEIKMTTQGPAQVKSLNPYVRQEAETIAWSEGIETEVCSEGGLNVAFIDNGDYIKVKGVDFGSTGAKTFSARVASNSSGGKIELRLGSKTGKLVGTCTVTTTGNWQTYKTVECPVSGATGTSDLFFVFTGSGSGSLFNFNWWQFS, translated from the coding sequence ATGTGGCTGACCTCCCCATTGCTGTTCGTCAGCACCCTCCTGGGTCTCACTGGCGTTGCTCTAGCAGACAACCCCATCGTCCAAGACATCTACACCGCAGACCCAGCACCAATGGTCTACAACGGCCGCGTCTACCTCTTCACAGGCCATGACAACGACGGCTCTACCGACTTCAACATGACAGACTGGCGTCTCTTCTCGTCAGCAGACATGGTCAACTGGCAGCACCATGGTGTCCCCATGAGCTTACAGACCTTCAGCTGGGCCAACAGCAGAGCCTGGGCTGGTCAAGTCGTTGCCCGAAACGGAAAGTTTTACTTCTATGTTCCTGTCCGTAATGCCAAGACGGGCGGAATGGCTATTGGTGTCGGTGTTAGTACCAACATCCTTGGGCCCTACACTGATGCCCTCGGAAAGCCATTGGTCGAGAACAATGAGATCGACCCAACTGTCTACATTGACACTGATGGCCAGGCCTATCTCTACTGGGGCAACCCTGGATTGTACTACGTCAAGCTTAACCAAGACATGCTCTCCTACAGTGGTAGCATCAACAAAGTATCGCTTACAACAGCTGGATTCGGCAGCCGCCCGAACAACGCGCAGCGTCCTACTACTTTCGAGGAAGGACCGTGGCTGTACAAGCGTGGAAATCTCTACTACATGATCTACGCAGCCAACTGCTGTTCCGAGGACATTCGCTACTCAACTGGACCCAGCGCCACTGGACCTTGGACTTACCGCGGTGTCGTGATGAACAAGGCGGGTCGAAGCTTCACCAACCATCCTGGCATCATCGACTTTGAGAACAACTCGTACTTCTTTTACCACAATGGCGCTCTTGATGGAGGTAGCGGTTATACTCGGTCTGTGGCTGTCGAGAGCTTCAAGTATGGTTCGGATGGTCTGATCCCCGAGATCAAGATGACTACGCAAGGCCCAGCGCAGGTCAAGTCTCTGAACCCATATGTCAGGCAGGAGGCCGAGACTATCGCCTGGTCTGAGGGTATCGAGACTGAGGTCTGCAGCGAAGGTGGTCTCAACGTTGCTTTCATCGACAATGGTGActacatcaaggtcaagggagTCGACTTTGGCAGCACCGGTGCAAAGACGTTCAGCGCCCGTGTTGCTTCCAACAGCAGCGGAGGCAAGATTGAGCTTCGACTTGGTAGCAAGACCGGTAAGTTGGTTGGTACCTGCACGGTAACGACTACGGGAAACTGGCAGACTTATAAGACTGTGGAGTGCCCCGTCAGTGGTGCTACTGGTACGAGTGATCTATTCTTTGTCTTCACTGGCTCTGGGTCTGGCTCTctgttcaacttcaactggTGGCAGTTCAGCTAA
- a CDS encoding hypothetical protein (EggNog:ENOG41), whose amino-acid sequence MTTPNGKAGGDVPPQDIQVPGSDVKAPIDEKADTASAIEKELGMVEEGYLKNEGRLPSPEEQIDALGIPNWRELEKKIVRRLDMTLMPCVWCLYFFNYLDRASIGHARLSTFDKDLNLTGSNFSSAVSILSLGYVLGQLPSNMLITKIRPSLYLCLMAIVWSGVSVATVGVKSYSGLMGVRFALGLVEAPLLPGAIYLLGCWYTRKEVAFRMAILYSAQTIAFCSAGLIAAATYATLEKAHGLAGWQWLFIILATAGAGSAMICIWFIPDYPDSTTGSAMWTMTEDMRKVAAARVLADRPSTTEAKTGAWEGLKLSVRDPKLYILTLMNITISAAYGFSNFYPSIVRGLAADWGYSSVIALVLTAPPYIFAAIGSYVNAWHSDKVKERGLHYAIPVAVACIGFIVCLATTNPQARYGASFIYVGGMYIANPLIMGYVSGALAKTPEKRAASVALCNLLSQIGNFTAPFMFVTKEEPRYISAFIGMMAFGLTSSACAIVMKIWLSRSNKRLLREAQQNGTVYQPYVT is encoded by the exons ATGACGACCCCGAATGGGAAAGCGGGCGGTGATGTCCCTCCGCAAGACATTCAGGTTCCAGGTTCTGATGTCAAGGCTCCCATCGACGAAAAGGCCGATACTGCTTCTGCCATTGAGAAGGAGCTCGGTATGGTAGAGGAGGGCTATCTCAAGAATGAAGGTCGTCTTCCTAGCCCCGAGGAGCAGATTGACGCGCTTGGTATTCCCAACTGGCGcgagctggagaagaagattgttCGTCGTCTTGATATGACTCTCATGCCTTGTGTTTGGTGTCTTTACTTCTTCAATTACCTTGACAGAGCATCAATTGGCCACGCTAGGCTAAGCACGTTTGACAAGGACCTGAATCTTACTGGCTCCAACTTCTCTTCTGCTGTCTCTATTCTCTCTCTCGGTTATG TCCTCGGCCAACTTCCCAGCAATATGTTGATCACCAAGATCCGACCCAGTCTTTATCTCTGTCTCATGGCCATTGTCTGGTCTGGTGTCAGTGTCGCTACTGTCGGTGTCAAGTCTTACTCTGGACTCATGGGCGTTCGTTTcgctcttggtcttgttgaGGCGCCCCTCCTCCCTGGCGCTATCTACCTTCTTGGCTGTTG GTACACACGAAAGGAAGTCGCTTTCCGCATGGCTATCCTCTACTCAGCTCAGACCATCGCCTTCTGCTCAGCCGGTCTCATTGCCGCGGCCACCTACGCCACTCTCGAGAAAGCCCACGGCCTTGCTGGCTGGCAGTGGctattcatcatcctcgctaCTGCTGGCGCTGGCTCTGCCATGATCTGTATCTGGTTCATCCCCGATTATCCCGACTCGACAACCGGCAGCGCCATGTGGACCATGACCGAGGACATGCGAAAGGTTGCTGCCGCACGTGTCCTTGCTGATCGTCCTTCAACCACCGAGGCCAAGACTGGTGCTTGGGAGGGATTGAAGCTTAGTGTTCGCGACCCTAAGCTCTACATCCTTACTCTCAtgaacatcaccatctctgCTGCCTACGGCTTCTCCAACTTCTACCCTTCCATCGTTCGTGGTTTGGCTGCCGATTGGGGATACAGTTCTGTCATCGCTCTTGTCCTCACTGCGCCTCCTTACATCTTTGCTGCTATTGGCTCTTATGTCAACGCTTGGCACTCTGACAA GGTCAAGGAACGTGGCCTTCACTATGCAATTCCCGTTGCGGTCGCTTGTATTGGTTTCATCGTCTGCTTGGCTACCACTAACCCCCAGGCCCGTTACGGAGCTTCCTTCATCTACGTCGGCGGCATGTACATCGCTAACCCTCTCATCATGGGTTATGTCAGCG GTGCTCTTGCAAAGACTCCTGAAAAGCGAGCTGCCTCCGTTGCACTATGTAACCTTCTATCTCAAATCG GAAACTTCACTGCTCCTTTCATGTTCGTGACCAAGGAGGAGCCTCGCTACATCAGTGCCTTCATCGGTATGATGGCCTTCGGCTTGACCTCCAGCGCTTGCGCTATTGTCATGAAGATCTGGCTCAGCCGTTCCAACAAGCGACTCCTGCGAGAGGCGCAGCAAAACGGTACGGTTTATCAGCCTTATGTCACCTAA
- a CDS encoding hypothetical protein (EggNog:ENOG41~CAZy:GH105) codes for MLIGAEYGLSYLTEMADTMIAKGVEPDLGYQDAVLYLGFEKAYELSGDQKYLDWYIGQIDGPVVQEDGTIKGLNTSRYILDEYRMGHNYLYLYNQTGETKYETAANTVRHMLDSYPRTPSGGFWHQQFFRNQMWLDGIYMADSFYARWTHLYDADNETAWDDILLQYELIHENTINETTGLHVHGWVEGTASWADPETGRAPNVWGRALGWYFMSLVEVLQYFPTSHPGYDQLLGYLGSVAKGLKDSRDPDLGSWWQVMNEPYPGREGNFMESSGSSMFTWGLLKAVDLGYLDSDGFLETAKYAFTSLIDNFVTEGDDGSLVLNSTVAECGLTSSNVTFEYYVSRPKLENGQNGVGPFMLASFEWESWAKDA; via the exons ATGCTCATCGGAGCCGAATACGGCCTTTCCTATCTGACAGAGATGGCAGACACCATGATCGCAAAGGGCGTCGAACCGGATCTTGGATATCAAGACGCTGTTCTCTATCTCGGATTCGAAAAGGCTTATGAACTTTCTGGCGACCAGAAGTATCTGGACTGGTACATCGGCCAGATCGACGGTCCCGTTGTTCAAGAGGATGGCACCATCAAAGGTCTCAACACATCGCGGTATATCCTTGATGAGTACCGAATGGGGCACAACTACCTATATCTTTACAATCAAACCGGAGAGACGAAATATGAGACGGCCGCCAATACGGTCAGACACATGCTGGACTCTTATCCTCGGACTCCTTCCGGGGGCTTCTG GCACCAGCAATTCTTTCGCAATCAAATGTGGCTAGATGGTATCTATATGGCTGATTCATTCTATGCCAGATGGACGCATCTCTATGACGCAGATAATGAGACAGCCTGGGACGATATACTTCTACAGTACGAACTCATACACGAGAACACCATCAATGAGACAACAGGCCTTCACGTGCACGGATGGGTCGAAGGAACAGCATCATGGGCAGATCCAGAAACTGGCCGAGCGCCCAATGTATGGGGACGTGCTCTTGGCTGGTACTTCATGTCCCTCGTCGAAGTCCTGCAGTACTTCCCCACGTCACATCCGGGGTATGACCAGCTACTCGGGTACCTTGGATCAGTCGCAAAGGGCCTCAAAGACTCCCGCGATCCAGATCTTGGCAGCTGGTGGCAAGTCATGAATGAACCTTACCCCGGACGCGAAGGCAACTTTATGGAGAGCAGCGGCTCCTCCATGTTTACGTGGGGTTTACTGAAAGCTGTTGATTTGGGATATCTCGACTCAGATGGCTTTCTCGAAACTGCTAAGTATGCGTTCACAAGCTTGATTGACAACTTTGTTACCGAAGGCGACGATGGATCATTGGTGCTAAACAGCACGGTCGCTGAATGTGGTTTGACTAGTTCAAATGTCACGTTTGAA TACTACGTCAGCAGACCGAAGCTGGAGAATGGGCAGAATGGCGTAGGGCCGTTTATGCTTGCTTCTTTTGAATGGGAGTCATGGGCAAAGGACGCATGA
- a CDS encoding hypothetical protein (EggNog:ENOG41), which yields MAVSRNGSSNTAHVNMMTDSVIANLPPDGLRVIIRSLLASHPNITTSFEDATRQYLAQAQTKSSKSQFASLDIGGLEKAQKIARCMLGSGQAFDGVSILDKLVVRGIQIALGSPETEKQRVESLLASLDGDLVQAMTAVTKKLAVSSGARELSSREQGIIQGLFESLAQCQEMLKDTGIEFPYERGTLTTAKILGVALPDSQETRLNKVPSNIARPQPANETFQLGDRTLPRIFSGLWQMSSPAWGSAQMSEIIKGFSTHVQTGFTAFDMADHYGDAEVLYWDNPQYIDALQYLAEDKRVARIGLCNFDTEHLERVVESGVKIYTNQVQCGGFIADKWLNQPEPDVYDISITPSQRKYYGMICSWGGWDLFQELLSVLRTIATKHKVNISNIATRWVLDFPYVGAVIIGARIGMSEHTSDNATTLGWRLDDQDRRLIEEVLERSNRAEMFETMGDCGNEYR from the exons ATGGCGGTCTCTCGCAATGGCAGCAGTAATACCGCTCACGTCAATATGATGACGGACAGCGTTATCGCGAACCTACCACCTGATGGTCTGAGAGTTATCATCCGCTCACTACTGGCATCTCACCCTAATATCACTACCAGCTTTGAAGATGCAACGCGACAATACCTTGCCCAGGCCCAGACCAAGTCGTCAAAGTCCCAGTTTGCCAGTCTTGATATTGGGGGATTGGAAAAAGCCCAGAAGATAGCTCGCTGTATGCTTGGGTCTGGGCAAGCTTTCGATGGTGTTTCTATTCTCGACAAATTGGTTGTTCGCGGTATTCAGATCGCTCTTGGCTCACCAGAAACAGAGAAACAGAGGGTCGAGTCACTCCTGGCTTCTTTGGATGGCGATTTGGTCCAAGCAATGACGGCGGTGACAAAGAAGCTTGCTGTGAGCTCGGGGGCACGAGAGCTGTCTTCGAGAGAACAGGGCATCATTCAAGGACTGTTCGAGTCTCTTGCTCAGTGTCAAGAGATGCTGAAAGACACAGGCATAGAATTTCCTTATGAAAGGGGGACGCTCACGACGGCAAAGATCTTGGGCGTTGCTTTGCCGGACTCGCAAGAAACAAGATTGAACAAGGTGCCTTCGAATATTGCACGGCCTCAGCCCGCTAATGAAACCTTCCAACTCGGTGATAGAACACTGCCTCGCATTTTCTCAGGCCTATGGCAGATGTCGAGTCCAGCTTGGGGCTCTGCACAAATGTCTGAAATCATCAAGGGATTTTCGACGCATGTTCAAACTGGATTTACTGCGTTTGATATGGCAGACCACTATGGTGACGCTGAAGTTCTCTAC TGGGATAATCCCCAGTATATCGACGCGCTACAATATTTGGCAGAAGATAAACGAGTGGCCCGAATTGGTCTGTGTAACTTTGATACAGAACATCTTGAGCGAGTCGTCGAAAGCGGTGTCAAGATATATACGAACCAGGTCCAG TGCGGTGGATTCATCGCAGACAAGTGGCTCAATCAACCAGAACCTGATGTCTACGATATCAGCATTACTCCCAGCCAGAGAAAG TACTACGGAATGATATGCAGCTGGGGCGGCTGGGATCTCTTCCAAGAGCTACTTAGCGTCCTACGCACCATCGCGACAAAGCACAAAGTGAACATCTCCAACATAGCTACGCGCTGGGTCCTAGACTTTCCTTATGTCGGTGCAGTCATTATTGGCGCAAGGATCGGTATGAGTGAGCATACGAGCGATAATGCTACTACTCTGGGCTGGAGGTTGGATGATCAAGATCGCCGGCTGATTGAAGAGGTTTTGGAGCGGAGTAACAGAGCCGAGATGTTTGAGACCATGGGCGATTGCGGTAATGAATACCGATGA
- a CDS encoding hypothetical protein (EggNog:ENOG41) — protein MTASYEPPFALVTGCNSGIGEQLAIALAKNNFTVFATARRVESLDNLTRQHANIIALPLELGESTSIERLRDSVTKYTEGRLDILINNAGMHYATPATDIDVNQVTKLFSVNVVAVMQMCQLFIPLLRKAPRPRIVQIGSVTRDVPVVCQSVYNASKAALSQYTKTLRVELRPLSIEVLEVVTGYVRSNILRDGVLISKNSLYRPIKSTVESVKNGGNKNGMPADEYAHIVVRQILGKNYKREIWGGHRARILRFMVTFFPVWLIFSLSAECVV, from the exons ATGACTGCCTCATACGAACCTCCTTTTGCCCTCGTCACTGGCTGCAACAGTGGCATCGGCGAGCAGCTTGCTATTGCCCTCGCCAAGAATAACTTCACAGTATTCGCCACAGCCAGGCGCGTTGAGTCTCTCGACAACCTCACAAGACAGCATGCAAACATCATTGCGCTTCCTCTAGAGCTTGGCGAGTCCACGAGTATCGAAAGGCTCAGAGACTCGGTCACCAAATACACCGAAGGCCGTCTAGACATTCTCATCAATAATGCGGGGATGCACTACGCAACTCCGGCTACTGATATTGACGTCAACCAAGTCACGAAGTTATTCTCAGTCAATGTAGTAGCTGTCATGCAGATGTGTCAGCTCTTCATCCCGCTTTTGCGAAAGGCTCCTCGGCCGCGCATTGTTCAAATTGGAAGCGTCACCCGTGACGTTCCTGTTGTATGTCAGTCAGTGTACAACGCTTCCAAGGCGGCCCTCAGTCAGTATACAAAGACTCTTCGCGTG GAGCTGAGACCCTTGTCCATCGAAGTCCTTGAGGTGGTGACTGGTTATGTCCGCAGTAACATCCTCCGAGACGGTGTTCTCATCTCTAAAAACTCACTATATCGACCTATCAAAAGCACCGTTGAGTCTGTTAAAAACGGAGGAAACAAGAATGGCATGCCTGCGGACGAATATGCACATATCGTCGTACGCCAGATCCTTGGCAAGAACTACAAGCGAGAGATATGGGGAGGCCATCGAGCCCGCATATTGCGCTTCATGGTGACATTCTTCCCTGTATGGCTAATA TTTTCCTTGTCTGCTGAGTGTGTGGTGTGA
- a CDS encoding hypothetical protein (EggNog:ENOG41): protein MVSDKYLGSNEDVAVTGAASNLLKSWSDWTAVTKNQNCHMIAQLNHPGRQSAIGAGKRSIFSKTIDPSAIPINLGDNIVAKLIRMLVFGTPRAMTRYDIDVVIAQFTQAAQLAYQAGFQGVEVHAAHGFLLSQFMSPNSNQRDDDFGGSTDKRVELVLRIIRSIRREVPKTFCVGVKINSADFKDEEGMTQMLRHIELIQQEEIDYINLSGGSFEDPQMMSTNSSLQPKSTRSRSSIREGFFLRTSEEIRRKFPDLTLLLTGGFRSRNGIAGALDSSACDLIGLGRPAVKYPELPNKIMFNEDISDDEARFDVESAPGGGWLASKVRSVGAGAETVGSYPLIKRLCFVAQYAISD, encoded by the exons ATGGTTTCAGACAAATACCTTGGCAGCAATGAAGACGTCGCAGTCACCGGGGCCGCATCAAACTTGCTGAAGAGTTGGTCAGATTGGACGGCCGTTACCAAGAACCAGAACTGTCATATGATCGCTCAATT AAACCATCCAGGACGGCAATCTGCAATTGGAGCTGGAAAGAGaagcatcttctcaaagacaatCGATCCAAGTGCTATTCCCATCAACCTTGGAGACAACATCGTTGCCAAGCTAATCCGCATGTTGGTGTTTGGGACTCCGAGAGCCATGACACGGTATGACATCGACGTTGTCATCGCGCAGTTCACTCAAGCTGCGCAACTGGCTTACCAAGCTGGCTTTCAAGGTGTTGAAGTTCATGCAGCAC ACGGGTTTCTGCTCTCTCAGTTCATGTCGCCTAATAGCAACCAGCGCGATGATGATTTCGGAGGTTCAACAGACAAGCGTGTCGAACTAGTACTTCGAATTATCCGATCCATCCGAAGAGAAGTCCCTAAGACATTCTGCGTTGGTGTAAAGATCAATTCCGCAGACttcaaagatgaagagggtaTGACTCAAATGCTACGACATATCGAGTTGATTCAACAGGAGGAAATTGACTACATCAATCTCAGTGGTGGGTCCTTCGAAGACCCGCAGATGATGAGTACCAATTCGTCCCTGCAGCCAAAATCTACCAGGTCTCGTTCAAGTATTCGTGAGGGATTTTTCCTCCGTACGAGTGAAGAGATTCGTCGCAAATTTCCCGATCTTACGCTCCTTTTGACAGGTGGGTTCAGAAGCCGAAACGGTATTGCTGGAGCTCTTGATAGCAGCGCCTGTGATCTCATTGGACTTGGGAGACCAGCTGTGAAATATCCAGAGTTGCCGAACAAGATCATGTTTAATGAGGATATAAGCGACGACGAGGCTAGATTTGATGTGGAGTCTGCTCCCGGTGGAGGATGGTTGGCTTCAAAGGTCCGCTCTGTTGGAGCAGGCGCTGAAACTGTAGGTTCATACCCTCTCATTAAGCGATTATGTTTTGTCGCTCAATATGCAATTTCTGACTAA
- a CDS encoding hypothetical protein (EggNog:ENOG41): protein MALSDPGLEILVNSPEAVENAHFTALIYKKYNPVPDNNVETATGTCIDTIQGFKNEKPNRDVWGRAISEACWTAKQSFSDRFDNASDQAVETIAALPPTQQEGAAALFSYGMGIVRKITNQASDGILDIDTKELLAGNWNKLTEVDNDVKAGCSAARDALNSMF, encoded by the exons ATGGCGCTCTCTGATCCAGGTCTCGAGATATTAGTCAACTCTCCAGAAGCTGTTGAGAACGCTCATTTCACGGCACTAATCTATAAGAAATACAATCCAGTACCAGATAAC AATGTGGAGACTGCTACCGGGACATGCATCGATACAATCCAAGGCTTTAAGAATGAGAAGCCCAATAGAGACGTCTGGGGTCGTGCCATCAGCGAAGCCTGCTGGACCGCCAAACAAAGCTTTTCTGACCGATTCGATAATGCTTCAGATCAGGCTGTCGAAACTATTGCTGCCCTGCCTCCTACGCAGCAAGAAGGAGCCGCCGCACTCTTCAGCTACGGCATGGGTATTGTCAGAAAGATTACCAATCAGGCATCAGACGGAATTCTGGACATTGACACCAAGGAACTTTTGGCGGGGAATTGGAATAAACTTACAGAAGTGGATAACGATGTCAAGGCCGGGTGCAGCGCCGCTAGAGATGCCCTGAATTCGATGTTCTAG
- a CDS encoding hypothetical protein (EggNog:ENOG41) — protein MSVTATVQAIRLEGDQYSDTAQMEESPEQICATGGYSAPSVPEFQDPYVERQWQLEHMAAVFRVFARKGFTEGTAGHISVRDPVEPDTFWINPLGIHFGLLKASDMVQINEDGHVIGGNRVAVNRAGFQIHGAIHKARPDINAICHTHSPAGKAWSTFGRPLDIINQDACTFLGIQAVYENFGGIVLERDEGQRIAAALGKSNRVAILQNHGLLTTGSTVDEAGYLFTLLERSCEVQIMVESAGLPKKVIGKREAEYTAKAYQDPNKS, from the exons ATGTCTGTCACAGCCACTGTCCAAGCCATAAGACTCGAGGGCGATCAATATTCCGACACTGCACAAATGGAGGAGTCGCCCGAGCAGATCTGCGCAACTGGGGGATATTCGGCCCCAAGTGTCCCCGAGTTTCAAGACCCCTACGTAGAGCGACAGTGGCAATTGGAGCATATGGCTGCTGTGTTTAGAGTCTTCGCACGCAAAGGCTTTACAGAAGGAACCGCTGGGCACATTAGTGTTCGCGACCCCGTGGAACCAGATACGTTTTGGATTAACCC TCTCGGCATACACTTTGGCTTGCTCAAAGCAAGCGACATGGTACAGATCAACGAAGATGGCCATGTTATTGGTGGGAATCGCGTCGCGGTGAATAGAGCTGGATTTCAAATACATGGAGCCATCCATAAAGCTCGACCTGATATTAATGCCATTTGTCATACACATTCTCCTGCTGGAAAAGCCTGGTCAACGTTTGGGCGCCctctcgacatcatcaaccaagATGCTTGTACCTTTCTTGGTATACAGGCTGTTTATGAAAACTTTGGAGGAATCGTTCTAGAGCGTGATGAGGGGCAGAGAATCGCTGCGGCACTGGGCAAGAGTAACCGTGTTGCGATCTTGCAAAACCACGGCCTCCTCACTACTGGATCCACTGTTGATGAAGCAGGTTATCTATTTACACTGCTGGAGCGATCTTGTGAGGTGCAGATCATGGTGGAAAGCGCCGGTCTTCCGAAGAAAGTCATTGGGAAGAGAGAAGCAGAATACACTGCTAAAGCTTACCAAGATCCA AACAAGTCTTAA
- a CDS encoding hypothetical protein (EggNog:ENOG41) encodes MSDCSLFSSESLGSTVDPLMGCAGPLFPLLGGVADLVNRVQRKQEKLNSPAIVSAAVRLKTSIERWEPCTELDEEPRETQLSSSAIDLIQTANAYKWATLLLLHQAVPELPTQASLQDMARKVLNLIATVPEDSHAAIFPVMPLMIAGCEATEIEDRNWVSDRWGVLGSRLTSGLVNRCLEITAEAWKRHDKSSNATRGDKASSSPSCSTTKREIHWMNVLKDWGWQVMLG; translated from the exons ATGTCAGACTGCAGCTTATTCAGCTCCGAATCTTTAGGCTCCACGGTAGATCCTCTCATGGGATGCGCTGGGCCACTATTCCCTCTTCTTGGCGGCGTAGCTGATCTTGTCAACCGGGTTCAGCGAAAGCAGGAAAAGCTCAACTCGCCAGCAATTGTCTCTGCGGCAGTCCGTCTAAAGACTTCAATCGAGCGATGGGAACCCTGCACTGAGCTGGATGAAGAACCCCGGGAGACCCAACTGTCTTCAAGCGCGATTGATCTGATACAAACAGCCAATGCGTATAAGTGGGCAACCTTGCTGCTTCTTCACCAGGCGGTGCCGGAGCTTCCGACACAAGCTTCGTTACAGGACATGGCCAGAAAGGTCCTGAACCTTATAGCGACTGTCCCGGAAGATTCTCATGCAGCCATATTTCCCGTAATGCCGCTGATGATTGCGGGTTGCGAGGCCACCGAGATTGAGGATCGGAACTGGGTGTCTGATAGGTGGGGAGTTTTAGGTTCTCGACTTACCTCGGGACTTGTCAACAGATGTTTGGAAATTACAGCAGAGGCTTGGAAAAGACATGACAAGTCATCTAACGCAACTCGTGGTGACAAGGCTTCCTCTAGCCCTTCATGCTCGACAACGAAGCGCGAAATACATTGGATGAACGTCTTGAAGGACTGGGGTTGGCAAG TTATGCTGGGCTGA
- a CDS encoding hypothetical protein (EggNog:ENOG41) yields the protein MGQFKFTVRRDSEDWKSIQVLTSEGTQMRRYITKTGLIFIAFSNSTPEFNEYFPGLEELLSTVDFTTFPFRRGLKYTGKYNWKTLIDGFQECLHCSFAHPSFSKVYAPTTYKVLNEQHFSRHLAETYSKRDSPSDGLFLYFFPNSTLNLYGGGISSFRTWPTDDPSQTIMQFDYYHKSPVETQEFESYYKFARTVATEDNDLCEMAQMNLKVGVYTEGILNPNKENGVIRKWDIS from the exons ATGGGGCAGTTCAAATTCACTGTTCGACGCGACTCAGAAGACTGGAAGAGCATCCAAGTTCTTACAAGTGAG GGCACTCAAATGCGCCGCTACATCACCAAGACCGGCCTCatctttatagctttctCCAATTCGACGCCCGAGTTCAATGAATATTTTCCCGGTCTTGAAGAGCTCCTTTCGACAGTTGACTTCACCACGTTTCCTTTTAGGAGGGGTCTTAAATACACCGGCAAGTATAATTGGAAGACTCTGATTGATGGGTTCCAAGAGTGCCTTCACTGCTCCTTTGCACACCCATCATTCTCCAAGGTTTATGCGCCAACTACATACAAGGTTCTTAATGAACAGCACTTCTCACGTCACCTAGCAGAAACATATTCTAAACGCGACAGTCCGAGCGAtggtctttttctttacttttttccCAACTCCACATTGAATTTGTACGGCGGTGGTATCTCCTCGTTCCGGACCTGGCCGACAGACGATCCCTCTCAAACTATCATGCAGTTCGACTACTATCACAAGTCACCCGTCGAAACGCAGGAGTTTGAGAGTTATTACAAATTCGCTCGAACTGTAGCAACAGAGGATAACGATCTTTGCGAAATGGCTCAGATGAACCTGAAGGTGGGGGTTTATACTGAGGGCATACTGAATCCAAATAAAGAAAACGGCGTGATCCGTAAGTGGGACATCTCATGA
- a CDS encoding hypothetical protein (EggNog:ENOG41) — translation MSPYILSGTLFALALPLVLLIKALLSSKSIAGQVSAGPFKPPKGWWTDTKRFGVEQRAIFSQSWICVSHRSRFSKAGDYIAFEIAGFKLLLMLGKDDVVRAFHNVCRHRAFPVTRKPSGSASILGCKYHGWSYNNKGELTKAPHFEDVIGFDKTQNGLFPVHAKIDDDGFLHINLNSSPEAGETKLKRTRSIGRPAPTCQTQQYLGSWEVKGKFNWKVPEI, via the exons ATGTCTCCCTATATTCTCTCTGGCACTCTCTTCGCCTTAGCGCTGCCTCTTGTCCTCTTAATCAAAGCACTTTTATCCTCTAAATCCATCGCAGGCCAAGTCTCCGCCGGGCCCTTCAAGCCACCGAAGGGATGGTGGACTGATACCAAACGATTTGGTGTTGAACAGCGGGCCATCTTCAGCCAG AGCTGGATTTGTGTCAGCCATCGCAGTCGGTTCTCAAAGGCTGGTGACTATATCGCATTTGAGATTGCCGGCTTCAAACTCCTCCTTATGCTAGGCAAGGACGATGTGGTACGAGCATTCCACAACGTCTGTCGGCATCGTGCATTTCCAGTTACTAGAAAGCCTTCTGGTTCAGCGTCTATACTTGGCTGCAAGTACCATGGGTGGAGCTACAACAATAAAGGAGAACTTACAAAGGCTCCCCACTTTGAAGATGTGATTGGTTTTGACAAGACCCAGAATGGCCTTTTCCCTGTTCACGccaagattgatgatgatggatttcTACACATCAACCTGAACAGTAGCCCAGAAGCAGGCGAGACCAAGCTTaagaggacgaggagtaTCGGAAGGCCAGCACCTACTTGCCAGACCCAACAATATCTTGGATCTTGGGAAGTAAAAGGGAAGTTCAACTGGAAGGTTCCCG AGATCTAG